The genomic segment GCCATTCTGTCATTGCTGAAAAAGTGCCGCGCGTGCATCcggccatcttcatcctgcTCTGGTTTCCGATATCATGATGCAGGCCTTCACGTAATGCCGATGCGATGGAGTCGTCCAAAAAGATCTGTTCAGCAAGATGAATATGTTGTTGTCGAGATGCACTTGGAAGAAGTGTTCAGTGTCGaccgagaaggaaagaacCTCGCTCCTTCCTCAAACATCACAAGTCTCGGCACTTTCATCCCATTCGCCTAAATCGGCTTCACGCTAGCTCATGACCTTAAACAGCGGCGTCGCACACGTTTCACAACATGTTCTGTTTACCTCCCCCATACAACCAAGAGCATGGCATCGGGTACGAACGGGTCGTACGAAAGATCCGCGGGCCCGGAGCTCTTCAAATCTCCCACAATACTGTAGGCCAGCAACATTCACAGAGCGGAGCAAACCCCAAAGACTGTCTCAACAAGTCACAATGTCCTCCATCGTGCTATCTTCCATCGAGCCTGAATCCATGAGGTGAGGTCAGTCGTACTGCTGGGATATCTCACGATTAGTATAATTCCCATGCTCCACAACAAGATCTCTCCTAGCCTCCAAGGTTTGTGATTAGTGAGCCAACACCTATTCCCTACAATGCACACTTAAGCTTATCGTGTCTGGCGTCTGGCGTTGTTGCTTGGGTGCCTTGTCGTTTTGATGAGTGACTTGATTGTAGACGACACCTCAACATGTCAATCTGATCGAGGTGCCTTCAAGGTCTGCGGACTTGGAGAATATGTGGACGTTGAAATGTTGTGTTCAGTTTCATAAAAATGCATTCGCCATGATGCTGCATATGcaatatactagaaatatgtCCATGAGATGAATTCTCTTTCCAGATCGATAGCCTTGGATATCTTTGTCAGATCCACCTCTGGACCGTTTGCCCATCTCCACTTCAAAAaccgtcgtcatcatcattccTCGTCATGATTAACATCTGTACAAATTTCCTCCTCCTAAATTCTTTTCCATTTCGCTCTCTCTACATGTAGTGTCGAATATCGCGCATGAAGCACGCGCAAATGAGAGAAATGACACCAAATGCAATACTGATCCAATATGGCCATCGGTATGCGAGCGCAAAAGCTTCTTGCAAGTTCTCGATAATGATATCGTATGCCACGTCCTTGCGGAAGACAAGAGGGCTCTGCTCAATGTATGCGCGAAGGTCGGCATATTGTGCTTGGGCGCCCAATGTGAGGAGTCGGAACAGCGTTGGGTAATCGGATGTGATGCCTGCGACGGCGACGTTGAAGCCGGCTGGTAGAACGTACTCAGTCTCGAACTTGTGGAAGAAGGCGTTGTAGTATGCGGTGAAACCGATGGCACCACCAATGTAACGGATCGAGAGGGTGACGGCGGTAACGACACCAATGTACTCGACGGGAGCGACGACCTGCGCGATAATCGAGATGGGAATGATGACCGCACCGATACCGATGGCAGAGAGTGTGAGAATTGCGTAGATTGTGGGGTTCAagttggaggtggtggcaATCGACATGGCTCCGGTGAAAGCCGTCATGAGGGCGGTCCAGAAGATCATGAGTGCAGTAGTGCGTCCTTTGGCGACACCGAACAAGACCAAGCTGAGCACGGATCCGAAAATGATACCGAAACCAATGGGCAGTGTCCTGATACCGATTTGCAGAGGGTCATTGCCGTACATGTTGTAGACCTGGGTGGgccagaagagcaagacCACGAAGAAGTTGCCACCGCTGAAGAATGTGATGAGGAGAGCGGCGATCATGGTGCGCTTGTCTTTCTTGAACACACCAGCGGGGACCATAGGGTATGGAGCCAGCTTAATTTCCCACACGAAgaagccgatgatgatgaggatacCGAGAATGAAGGGCACGAGGACGTGAGCAGAGCCCCACTCGTACTATGAAAAAGTCAATGCCTGCCACCTTCGGCCTCGCGAAATGCATTTTCGACTCACCTGACGAGCACCCCATTGCAGACCCATCATGAACAGAGTGACACCGAATGTGCTGAGAAGACCACCGATGTAGTCGATCTCGCGGAGAATCTCCTTGGCCGGACGAGCAGCCTCCAGACGAACGGGATCCTTGTAGAAGAAAACGACCAAGATCAGGCCGATGAAATTCCAGACACCG from the Cercospora beticola chromosome 9, complete sequence genome contains:
- a CDS encoding uncharacterized protein (antiSMASH:Cluster_1~SMCOG1005:Drug resistance transporter, EmrB/QacA), with protein sequence MATYDKHAEAGHGTAASSNGSQDMVEDLNNKLGYGEERDAHNRADIREEDNPNVYPHMCWQLFVALTAMSFLWVGSQIPLYLYGSVLPDIYAEIGGADGKYLWMVIGYLIPNSALCPFVGALSDLFGRRWVAAFGQVCLLIGPIIVSTAHDMNVAIGGMVICGLGAGFNELIALAGTAELVPVAKRGMYVGLVVFTILPFCPSPLWAQLITQAAGNWRFVGILVGVWNFIGLILVVFFYKDPVRLEAARPAKEILREIDYIGGLLSTFGVTLFMMGLQWGARQYEWGSAHVLVPFILGILIIIGFFVWEIKLAPYPMVPAGVFKKDKRTMIAALLITFFSGGNFFVVLLFWPTQVYNMYGNDPLQIGIRTLPIGFGIIFGSVLSLVLFGVAKGRTTALMIFWTALMTAFTGAMSIATTSNLNPTIYAILTLSAIGIGAVIIPISIIAQVVAPVEYIGVVTAVTLSIRYIGGAIGFTAYYNAFFHKFETEYVLPAGFNVAVAGITSDYPTLFRLLTLGAQAQYADLRAYIEQSPLVFRKDVAYDIIIENLQEAFALAYRWPYWISIAFGVISLICACFMRDIRHYM